Proteins encoded in a region of the Fibrobacter sp. genome:
- the urtE gene encoding urea ABC transporter ATP-binding subunit UrtE: protein MLYLKNMDSYYGESRVIEGLSLDIPKGKIVSLIGRNGVGKSTTLKSIMGLVKTGPETSLVFDGKEIAKLPAYERVRCGIGYVPQGRDIFPQMTVQENLELGIQPILGRGEKVGKNKIPEYLYDLFPILPKFAKRRGGDLSGGQQQQLAIARALVQDPKILILDEPTEGIQPSIINDIGRAIRKINEWKGITVLLVEQYLDFVMENSHYINIMEKGNIIFHRETSLCDKAEVQKLMTD from the coding sequence ATGCTTTATTTGAAAAACATGGATTCCTATTATGGCGAAAGCCGCGTCATTGAAGGTTTGAGCCTGGACATCCCCAAGGGAAAAATAGTAAGCCTCATCGGTCGAAACGGCGTTGGAAAAAGCACCACACTAAAGAGCATTATGGGACTAGTAAAGACGGGCCCAGAAACATCTCTTGTTTTTGACGGAAAGGAAATCGCAAAACTTCCCGCCTACGAACGCGTACGCTGCGGCATTGGCTACGTCCCGCAAGGTCGAGATATTTTCCCGCAGATGACCGTCCAGGAAAATCTGGAATTGGGCATACAGCCCATTCTTGGCCGTGGAGAAAAGGTGGGTAAGAACAAGATTCCCGAATATCTCTACGACCTGTTTCCTATCCTGCCCAAATTCGCCAAACGCCGCGGCGGCGATCTTTCCGGCGGTCAGCAGCAGCAACTTGCCATCGCACGCGCCCTGGTACAGGACCCAAAGATTTTGATTCTTGACGAACCTACCGAAGGTATCCAGCCATCCATCATTAACGACATTGGTCGCGCCATCCGTAAGATTAACGAATGGAAGGGCATTACCGTATTGCTGGTGGAACAGTATCTGGATTTCGTTATGGAAAACAGCCACTACATCAACATCATGGAAAAGGGAAACATCATTTTCCACAGGGAAACATCCCTTTGTGACAAGGCTGAAGTCCAAAAATTGATGACGGATTAA
- a CDS encoding circularly permuted type 2 ATP-grasp protein, whose product MSCVETEITSMSSQELEHRCKRLRNVLEENDLSSTVGVNHKGTDPLPLVIRPDEWSIIEKGIAQRARLFNALAADIYGDQKLWKEGKLPAALLYANPEFLQVAWKVKPAGDIYVHLSASDIVRLEDGSYRVMADHLQVPEGLGRALENRIGVSRAFPELFRSMRTERLAGFFKKLLDCLDGLQAEIGGNSKEGRVVMLASGPDSPRRAEDALLARYLGIPLVENDDLAVRNLQVYMKTLMGLKKIGTIFRRVEDRMCDPLELRIDSGEGAVGLISTVRAGNVAISNFLGSGVLETPMFTPYLPEICRTLLGEELLIPDVETVWLGDESRRDEVMREPEKWIFKKAFPEKVGANGNEVRKEAPKAYAAMTSTAQLALLQTLEENPEAWIAERYVEVSTVPAYKDGKFVTAKASMRIFAVNTMHGTSVMPGGLGMFQLVDGSLATSAAEPADKEVGEKDIWVLSERPVPNFSLLAPADQVVMPSRAGGDLPSRAAENLFRLGRDLSASNMMARIARGIAVRLSDESWMEMPELPWILKAGISDDSLTKLSQDPENALRYFILRKDNKYGMQCSLTEIRDLAVQLRDRISEDLWLALNGFGVAEMPAGNGAAALLPYLKSVLSDSTAVAGLAADSMTRGHEWRFLEMGRQIESAIRTLQLIKSLLSRSPADEITELRLLQAVLEIGDGLMTYHRRYGGRLQVIPVLDLLLSDESNPRSVAYQIARLREETEHLPGNNQGEAAFSPLDLELMRLQADLRLANIESLVQVNGNERETLTKLVDEKISAIEHVAELISRLYLNHAPRTGVVHAMATEV is encoded by the coding sequence ATGAGCTGTGTGGAAACAGAAATAACTAGCATGAGTTCGCAGGAGCTGGAGCACCGCTGCAAGCGGCTCCGAAACGTGCTGGAAGAAAATGACCTTTCGTCGACAGTGGGCGTCAATCACAAGGGAACCGACCCCTTGCCCCTTGTGATTCGCCCCGACGAATGGTCCATCATCGAGAAGGGTATCGCCCAGCGCGCCCGACTTTTCAACGCCCTGGCTGCCGACATTTACGGCGATCAAAAGCTTTGGAAAGAAGGCAAGTTGCCGGCGGCTTTGCTTTATGCAAACCCTGAATTTTTGCAAGTGGCCTGGAAGGTAAAACCTGCAGGCGACATCTATGTGCATCTTTCCGCATCAGACATCGTGCGCCTGGAAGACGGTTCCTACCGCGTGATGGCAGACCATCTGCAAGTCCCCGAAGGTTTGGGACGTGCGTTGGAAAACCGCATTGGCGTAAGCCGCGCCTTCCCGGAACTTTTCCGCAGCATGCGTACGGAGCGCCTGGCAGGGTTCTTCAAGAAGTTGCTGGACTGCTTGGACGGATTGCAGGCAGAAATCGGCGGCAATTCCAAGGAAGGTCGCGTGGTGATGTTGGCTAGCGGCCCTGACAGTCCCCGCCGTGCAGAAGACGCACTGCTTGCCCGCTACCTGGGAATTCCTCTAGTAGAAAATGATGACCTTGCCGTCCGCAATTTGCAAGTGTACATGAAGACCCTCATGGGCCTCAAGAAAATCGGCACCATTTTCCGCCGTGTAGAAGACCGCATGTGCGACCCGCTGGAACTGCGCATCGACAGTGGCGAAGGCGCCGTGGGCCTTATCAGTACTGTGCGTGCCGGCAATGTGGCCATTTCAAACTTTTTGGGTTCCGGCGTTCTGGAAACACCCATGTTCACGCCCTACCTGCCAGAAATTTGCCGCACCTTGCTTGGCGAAGAGCTGTTGATTCCCGATGTGGAAACGGTCTGGCTCGGCGACGAATCCCGCCGTGACGAGGTGATGCGGGAGCCGGAAAAATGGATTTTCAAGAAGGCCTTCCCGGAGAAGGTTGGCGCCAACGGAAACGAAGTCCGCAAGGAAGCGCCCAAGGCTTACGCCGCCATGACTTCTACAGCGCAGCTGGCCCTGTTGCAGACTCTGGAAGAAAATCCGGAAGCATGGATTGCAGAACGTTACGTAGAAGTTTCTACGGTGCCCGCCTACAAGGATGGAAAGTTTGTCACCGCAAAGGCTTCCATGCGAATCTTTGCAGTGAACACCATGCATGGAACTTCTGTAATGCCGGGTGGCCTTGGCATGTTCCAGCTGGTAGACGGAAGCCTTGCAACTTCCGCCGCAGAACCTGCCGACAAGGAAGTCGGAGAAAAGGACATCTGGGTCCTTTCCGAAAGACCTGTGCCGAACTTCTCGTTGCTGGCCCCTGCGGATCAAGTAGTCATGCCGTCGAGAGCTGGAGGCGATCTGCCTAGCCGCGCAGCAGAGAACTTGTTCCGCTTGGGTCGCGACCTGTCCGCCTCCAACATGATGGCCCGAATCGCCCGAGGTATAGCCGTGCGCCTTTCCGACGAATCCTGGATGGAAATGCCGGAACTGCCTTGGATCTTGAAGGCGGGAATCTCCGACGACTCCCTGACGAAGCTTTCCCAGGATCCGGAAAACGCATTGCGCTACTTTATCCTGCGCAAGGACAACAAGTACGGCATGCAGTGTTCCCTCACGGAAATCCGCGACTTGGCAGTACAGCTCCGCGATAGAATTTCCGAGGACTTGTGGCTTGCCTTGAACGGATTCGGCGTGGCGGAAATGCCTGCAGGAAACGGTGCGGCCGCCCTATTGCCTTACCTGAAGTCTGTACTTTCCGACAGTACGGCGGTGGCGGGCCTTGCGGCAGACTCCATGACCCGCGGCCACGAATGGCGTTTTCTTGAAATGGGCCGCCAGATCGAAAGCGCCATCCGTACGCTGCAATTGATCAAGAGCCTCTTGAGCCGTTCTCCCGCCGACGAAATTACGGAACTGCGATTGCTGCAGGCCGTACTTGAAATCGGTGACGGTCTCATGACGTACCATCGCCGCTATGGCGGTCGCCTGCAGGTGATCCCGGTTCTGGACTTGCTCCTTTCCGACGAATCCAACCCGCGAAGCGTCGCCTACCAGATTGCCCGTCTCCGCGAAGAGACAGAACATCTGCCGGGAAACAACCAGGGCGAAGCCGCCTTCTCCCCGCTGGATCTGGAACTGATGAGATTGCAGGCCGACCTGCGCCTGGCCAACATCGAAAGCCTCGTACAGGTAAACGGCAACGAACGCGAAACTTTGACCAAACTGGTAGATGAAAAGATTTCGGCCATCGAGCATGTGGCTGAACTGATCAGTAGACTCTACTTAAACCATGCACCAAGAACTGGCGTTGTTCACGCCATGGCAACAGAAGTGTAA
- the ureG gene encoding urease accessory protein UreG, whose product MSYVKIGVGGPVGSGKTALIERLTRKMSKEYSICVVTNDIYTKEDAEFLIKNSALPPERIVGVETGGCPHTAIREDCSMNLEAVDEMARKFPDVQIIFIESGGDNLSATFSPDLADASIYVIDVAQGEKIPRKGGPGVMRSDLLVINKTDLAPLVGASLEVMARDSERMREGRKYLFTNLMSMDGVDEVIAWIKKAVLFEGI is encoded by the coding sequence ATGAGTTATGTTAAAATTGGCGTAGGCGGTCCTGTTGGATCCGGAAAAACCGCATTGATTGAAAGACTTACCCGCAAGATGAGTAAGGAATACAGCATCTGCGTAGTAACCAACGATATTTACACCAAGGAAGATGCCGAATTTTTAATCAAGAATTCAGCCCTGCCTCCCGAAAGAATCGTCGGTGTAGAAACTGGAGGATGCCCCCATACCGCCATTCGTGAAGACTGTTCCATGAACCTGGAAGCCGTAGATGAAATGGCCCGCAAGTTTCCAGATGTCCAGATTATTTTTATCGAAAGCGGCGGAGACAACCTGTCGGCCACCTTCAGCCCCGACCTGGCCGACGCAAGCATTTATGTTATCGACGTTGCCCAAGGCGAAAAGATTCCCCGTAAGGGTGGCCCCGGCGTTATGCGTTCCGATCTGCTGGTCATTAACAAGACAGACCTCGCTCCACTCGTAGGCGCAAGTTTAGAAGTTATGGCCCGCGATTCCGAACGGATGCGCGAAGGCCGCAAATACTTATTCACAAACCTCATGAGTATGGACGGCGTAGATGAAGTCATTGCGTGGATCAAGAAAGCCGTACTTTTTGAAGGTATTTAG
- a CDS encoding circularly permuted type 2 ATP-grasp protein — translation MKFGNYNTEGFYDELCLPDGTPRPAAEPLITRINELPEGELQRRQKVAESAFFDNGITFAVYGNKDGKDKIIPFDVIPRIVSAGDWKHLDAGLRQRTEALNCFLTDIYNDRKILRDKVVPESLINTCTAYRPQMEGFVPPKGIWAHITGTDLVRDTDGTFYVLEDNMRCPSGVSYVLQNRQILKRTFPQVFTHCSIRPVDEYCTRLRKALEYLADGVAEPKVVVLTPGVYNSAYYEHSYLAQQMGVDLVTGNDLIVQDKKVYARTTRGLKQVHVIYRRVDDEFLDPLTFRPDSCLGVPGLIDAYKAGNVALANAPGCGVADDKAIYTYVPQIIKYYLGEEAIIPNVPTFVCENPKHMQHVIDHIENMVVKAASESGGYGMLVGPKSTKAECEAFKEKIKANPRNYIAQPMISLSRVPCIVDGNFEGRHVDLRPYIVQGKETYILPGGLTRVALRKGSIVVNSSQGGGCKDTWVIAENEKAPELGQAKQWMEQQQQQQQ, via the coding sequence ATGAAGTTCGGTAACTATAACACAGAAGGATTCTACGACGAATTGTGTCTGCCCGACGGAACGCCCCGCCCGGCAGCAGAACCGCTCATCACCCGCATCAATGAATTGCCGGAAGGTGAGTTGCAGCGTCGTCAGAAAGTTGCAGAGTCGGCATTCTTCGACAACGGCATTACCTTCGCAGTCTATGGCAACAAGGATGGAAAGGACAAGATCATTCCTTTCGACGTCATTCCCCGCATTGTCAGCGCCGGAGACTGGAAGCACCTAGATGCAGGCCTTCGCCAGCGTACCGAAGCTTTGAACTGCTTCCTTACGGACATCTATAACGACCGCAAGATTCTCCGCGACAAGGTTGTGCCCGAAAGTCTCATCAACACCTGCACCGCTTACCGCCCACAGATGGAAGGCTTCGTGCCGCCCAAGGGAATCTGGGCACACATCACCGGTACCGACCTGGTTCGCGATACCGACGGCACCTTCTACGTGCTGGAAGACAACATGCGTTGCCCCAGTGGTGTTTCCTATGTACTGCAGAACCGTCAGATCCTCAAGCGCACTTTCCCCCAGGTGTTCACCCATTGCAGCATCCGCCCCGTAGACGAATACTGCACCCGCCTCCGCAAGGCCCTGGAATACCTAGCCGACGGCGTCGCAGAACCCAAGGTCGTCGTGCTGACCCCAGGTGTGTATAACTCCGCCTACTACGAACATTCCTATCTGGCACAGCAGATGGGCGTGGACCTTGTGACCGGCAACGACTTGATTGTTCAGGACAAGAAAGTCTACGCCCGCACCACCCGCGGCCTGAAGCAGGTTCACGTGATCTACCGTCGTGTAGATGACGAGTTCCTGGATCCCCTGACCTTCCGTCCGGATTCTTGTCTGGGCGTGCCGGGACTGATCGACGCCTACAAGGCTGGAAACGTGGCTCTTGCCAACGCCCCTGGCTGCGGTGTCGCCGACGACAAGGCAATCTACACCTACGTTCCGCAGATCATCAAGTACTACCTTGGTGAAGAAGCCATTATTCCCAACGTTCCCACTTTCGTCTGCGAAAACCCGAAGCACATGCAGCATGTGATCGACCATATCGAGAATATGGTGGTGAAGGCTGCCAGCGAATCCGGTGGCTACGGCATGCTTGTTGGCCCCAAGTCAACCAAGGCCGAATGCGAAGCCTTCAAGGAAAAGATTAAGGCCAATCCCCGTAACTACATTGCACAGCCCATGATTTCTCTCAGCCGCGTGCCCTGCATTGTTGACGGAAACTTCGAAGGCCGTCACGTGGATTTGCGCCCCTACATTGTACAGGGCAAGGAAACCTACATCCTGCCGGGTGGCCTCACCCGCGTGGCCCTGCGCAAGGGTTCCATCGTAGTGAACAGTTCTCAGGGCGGTGGCTGTAAGGATACCTGGGTCATTGCCGAAAACGAAAAGGCACCTGAACTTGGCCAGGCCAAGCAATGGATGGAACAACAACAGCAACAACAACAGTAA
- the ureA gene encoding urease subunit gamma: MHLTPRETEKLMLHYAGIVASERLQRGLKLNYPEAIAYISSKLLELARDGKTVAELMSEGRKMLTAEQVMDGVAEMIHEVQLEATFPDGTKLVTVHDPIPATGKLIPGEVLVEEGFIELNAGKRTLTLDVTNTADRPVQVGSHFHFFEVNKKLDFNRMAAYGMRLDVPAGTAVRFEPGETKTVNLVEIGGSREGHGLNGLVEGPMDDEFVKTAAFGRASTSGFTGA; this comes from the coding sequence ATGCATTTAACTCCTAGAGAAACCGAAAAGTTGATGCTGCACTATGCAGGCATTGTGGCAAGTGAAAGACTGCAACGCGGACTGAAACTGAATTATCCGGAAGCCATCGCCTACATTTCCAGCAAGTTATTGGAATTGGCTCGAGATGGCAAGACCGTTGCAGAATTGATGTCCGAGGGTCGAAAGATGCTGACTGCCGAACAGGTGATGGACGGCGTCGCAGAAATGATTCACGAAGTCCAGCTGGAAGCCACATTCCCTGACGGAACAAAGCTGGTTACCGTACACGATCCAATTCCTGCTACCGGGAAATTGATTCCTGGCGAAGTTCTCGTAGAGGAAGGTTTCATCGAACTGAATGCGGGCAAGAGAACACTTACTCTAGATGTTACCAATACAGCAGACCGCCCAGTTCAAGTAGGTTCCCATTTTCACTTCTTTGAAGTCAACAAAAAACTGGATTTCAATCGCATGGCAGCCTATGGCATGCGTCTTGATGTACCCGCGGGAACCGCAGTACGTTTTGAACCCGGCGAAACAAAGACCGTAAACCTGGTTGAAATCGGTGGTAGCCGCGAAGGTCATGGATTGAACGGTCTAGTAGAAGGCCCTATGGATGATGAATTCGTAAAAACGGCTGCATTTGGCAGAGCATCAACCTCTGGTTTTACGGGAGCTTAA
- a CDS encoding urease accessory protein UreD: protein MMMAASAGLLGGDHFSLQLEFGESSDATFLSQSYEKVFNTDGKIASKDIDINVGADARVNYMPYPAIPFAGSNYQSNVRVQIHPSATFCYTDIFTCGRTGMGEFFAMEKFQSKSRFYVGEHLAFADHTLIDPKKFDYTKIGFWGNYTHNGMFFAYSPEKEMLIQLKEKVREMGKKIDCVVGTSFAEKGLIVRALAMRGETIWDFFQNIQG from the coding sequence ATGATGATGGCGGCCTCTGCCGGGCTTCTCGGCGGAGACCATTTTTCGTTGCAGCTTGAATTCGGCGAGAGTAGCGACGCCACATTTCTTTCTCAAAGTTATGAGAAAGTTTTCAATACCGACGGAAAAATTGCATCCAAGGATATCGACATCAACGTCGGGGCCGACGCCCGCGTCAATTACATGCCCTATCCGGCAATCCCTTTTGCCGGCAGCAATTATCAAAGCAATGTCCGAGTCCAGATTCATCCTTCCGCAACATTTTGTTACACCGACATTTTCACTTGTGGACGTACAGGCATGGGCGAATTTTTCGCCATGGAAAAATTCCAAAGCAAGAGTCGCTTTTACGTAGGCGAACATTTAGCCTTTGCCGACCACACCCTGATTGACCCTAAAAAATTCGATTACACGAAAATCGGCTTTTGGGGCAATTACACCCATAACGGAATGTTTTTTGCGTACAGTCCCGAAAAAGAAATGCTTATCCAACTCAAAGAAAAAGTTCGAGAAATGGGCAAAAAAATTGATTGTGTTGTTGGAACATCTTTTGCAGAAAAAGGGTTAATCGTCCGCGCGTTAGCCATGCGTGGCGAAACTATTTGGGATTTTTTCCAAAACATACAAGGTTAA
- the urtD gene encoding urea ABC transporter ATP-binding protein UrtD translates to MQTEIVSKEELLAKNPAPIKITQLSESVLDINHVSVCFDGFYALTDVNTKVKRNTIHFFIGPNGAGKTTLLDIICAKTKPTQGNVVYHPMYKDPVTLTGMKEYKIVWLGIGRKFQVPSVFVNLTVEENMILSLKKGKRIMDTILRKPKKEELENIEATLQKVGLADKRQWRAGALAHGEKQWLEIAMQLVQKPEVIMLDEPAAGMGKPETFKTGEILKEIKKDCTVIVIEHDMDFVKQVADKVTVLHEGKILMEGSVTEVLADPTVQKVYLGRGGE, encoded by the coding sequence AAACCGAAATCGTATCAAAAGAAGAACTTCTTGCCAAGAACCCCGCACCTATCAAAATCACACAGCTTTCAGAATCTGTATTGGATATCAACCATGTTTCTGTTTGCTTTGATGGGTTTTATGCTCTAACCGATGTAAACACAAAAGTCAAGAGAAATACAATTCATTTTTTCATTGGCCCCAATGGAGCAGGGAAAACAACATTACTTGACATTATTTGCGCCAAAACAAAACCCACCCAAGGCAATGTGGTTTACCATCCTATGTACAAGGATCCTGTAACCTTGACAGGGATGAAGGAATACAAGATTGTCTGGCTTGGTATCGGTAGAAAATTTCAGGTTCCCTCGGTATTTGTAAACCTGACTGTGGAAGAAAATATGATTCTCTCCCTGAAAAAAGGGAAGAGAATTATGGACACCATTCTGCGTAAACCAAAAAAGGAAGAGCTGGAAAACATCGAAGCCACCCTGCAAAAAGTGGGCCTGGCCGACAAACGTCAATGGCGCGCAGGGGCCTTGGCTCACGGCGAAAAGCAATGGCTCGAAATCGCAATGCAGCTGGTGCAAAAGCCGGAAGTCATTATGCTGGATGAACCCGCCGCCGGCATGGGCAAGCCAGAAACATTTAAAACCGGAGAAATCCTGAAGGAAATCAAGAAGGATTGTACCGTCATCGTTATTGAACACGATATGGATTTCGTGAAGCAGGTTGCCGACAAGGTGACAGTCCTTCATGAAGGAAAAATTCTGATGGAGGGCAGCGTAACGGAAGTTCTTGCCGATCCTACCGTGCAGAAAGTTTACCTGGGTCGTGGTGGAGAATAA
- a CDS encoding transglutaminase family protein, whose amino-acid sequence MPIYQIDHETIYDYTLPVLYSNHLAYMLPRSVPRQNWISHRIEVEPNPTAKQERLDIYGNRALAFSIEQEHEHFRFKTTAVVEVKAEESPAQSPAWEEVAKLLKCPSDSDTLEASMYAYSSPFANTDDSVRNYALESFQPGRPIFDSAKELMTRIFTDCAYTPGATRIGAQPQEILRGRKGVCQDFAHLMIGCLRSLHLPCRYISGYLRTHPPKGQPKLIGADATHAWVATFIPGHGWVEFDPTNNVLGGDEHIILAWGRDFGDVSPLKGVITGGGNPILKVGVNVDEK is encoded by the coding sequence ATGCCTATTTATCAGATTGATCACGAAACCATCTACGACTATACACTGCCCGTATTGTATAGCAACCATTTGGCCTATATGCTGCCCCGATCCGTGCCTCGCCAGAACTGGATTTCACATCGCATCGAAGTGGAACCCAATCCCACCGCAAAGCAGGAACGATTGGACATTTACGGGAACAGGGCATTGGCCTTCAGCATTGAACAGGAACACGAACATTTCAGATTCAAGACTACTGCTGTCGTGGAAGTTAAGGCTGAAGAATCTCCTGCCCAAAGCCCCGCCTGGGAAGAAGTGGCAAAACTTTTGAAGTGCCCCTCGGATAGCGACACTCTGGAAGCTTCCATGTATGCCTACTCTTCTCCCTTTGCAAATACCGACGACTCTGTTCGGAATTATGCATTGGAAAGTTTTCAGCCCGGCCGCCCTATCTTCGATAGCGCCAAGGAGCTGATGACCAGAATTTTTACGGACTGCGCTTACACACCGGGCGCAACCCGTATCGGAGCCCAGCCCCAGGAAATCTTGCGTGGACGTAAAGGCGTCTGCCAGGATTTCGCACACCTGATGATCGGATGCCTGCGTTCGCTGCACCTGCCCTGCCGCTACATCAGCGGCTACCTGCGAACCCATCCACCCAAAGGTCAGCCGAAGCTGATTGGCGCAGATGCCACTCACGCTTGGGTCGCCACCTTCATTCCTGGCCATGGCTGGGTTGAGTTTGACCCCACCAATAATGTTCTCGGAGGTGACGAGCACATTATCTTGGCCTGGGGACGCGACTTCGGCGATGTAAGCCCGTTGAAGGGAGTCATTACCGGAGGCGGAAACCCGATTCTCAAGGTCGGTGTAAACGTAGACGAAAAATGA
- a CDS encoding urease accessory protein UreE, giving the protein MIADKILGNIHHGNEVPSKTVVDIPFEWFELDKHRIFKVADDGTELGIQIEESLSDGDVLAVSPDKIYVVKINKAKLVRIPVKTMEDMGRLGFELGNRHLSLQITEKDVTIPYDEPTFEYLARLGFLPQIVEDVFSDYIVCKAHGASNGHSHSHDHDHHEHDHHHEHHH; this is encoded by the coding sequence ATGATTGCCGATAAAATTCTCGGAAACATCCATCACGGAAACGAAGTTCCTTCCAAGACTGTGGTAGACATTCCATTCGAATGGTTTGAACTAGACAAGCATCGTATTTTTAAAGTTGCCGATGACGGAACCGAATTGGGAATTCAGATTGAGGAATCCCTTTCTGATGGCGATGTTCTCGCCGTCAGTCCCGATAAAATTTACGTTGTAAAGATCAACAAGGCAAAGTTGGTTCGCATTCCCGTCAAGACTATGGAAGATATGGGGCGCCTCGGATTTGAATTGGGCAACAGACATCTTTCCCTGCAAATTACAGAAAAGGATGTCACCATACCTTATGACGAGCCCACATTTGAATACCTAGCCCGTTTGGGATTTCTCCCTCAGATTGTAGAAGATGTTTTTTCTGACTACATCGTCTGCAAGGCACACGGTGCAAGTAACGGTCACTCCCATAGCCACGACCATGACCATCATGAGCATGACCATCATCACGAGCACCATCATTAG
- the ureC gene encoding urease subunit alpha produces MYKISRKDYAQMYGPTVGDRIRLADTSLIVEVEKDYCVYGDEAKFGGGKSLRDGMGQAAPFKDDECLDTVITSALVIDATGIFKADIGIKDGKIAGIGKAGNPHMMDGVTPGMIIGSSTEAIAGEGLILTAGGIDTHIHFISPTQVRTALYSGVTTMIGGGTGPADGTNATTCTPGAFNIHKMLEAAEDLPVNLAFLGKGNGSCAETLREQVRAGAAGLKLHEDWGSTPKAIDTCLGVADEFDVQVSIHTDTLNEGGFVEDTISAFKGRTIHTYHTEGAGGGHAPDIIRAAAFENVLPSSTNPTMPFTRNTIDEHLDMLMVCHHLDKNNKEDVAFADSRIRPETIAAEDILHDMGIFSMMSSDSQAMGRVGEVITRTWQTADKMKKQRGTLETDCERNDNNRIKRYIAKYTINPAITHGISKYVGSVEVGKIADLVLWRPDMFGAKPEMILKNGFICASKMGDANASIPTPEPVVYTDMFGAHGKALAKTCITFVSEYAFANGIKEELGLERTVLPVSNCRNIGKKDMVHNDRIAKLEVDPETYTVKVDGERITCEAATELSLARRYFLF; encoded by the coding sequence ATGTACAAGATTTCCAGAAAAGATTACGCTCAAATGTACGGTCCCACCGTAGGCGACCGCATCCGTCTTGCAGATACCTCCCTTATTGTAGAAGTAGAAAAGGATTATTGTGTTTACGGTGACGAAGCCAAATTCGGTGGCGGAAAATCATTGCGAGATGGCATGGGCCAGGCAGCGCCCTTTAAGGATGACGAATGCCTAGACACTGTCATTACAAGCGCGCTTGTCATTGACGCCACTGGAATTTTCAAGGCCGACATAGGCATTAAGGACGGAAAAATTGCTGGCATCGGAAAAGCCGGCAACCCCCACATGATGGATGGCGTTACCCCAGGCATGATCATCGGCAGTTCCACCGAAGCCATTGCTGGCGAAGGCCTGATCTTGACTGCCGGCGGTATCGACACCCACATTCACTTTATCTCTCCCACACAAGTTCGCACAGCTCTTTATAGCGGCGTCACCACCATGATTGGTGGCGGCACAGGCCCTGCTGACGGGACCAACGCTACCACTTGTACGCCCGGCGCATTCAACATTCACAAGATGCTGGAAGCAGCAGAAGATTTGCCTGTCAACTTAGCCTTCCTCGGCAAGGGAAATGGATCCTGTGCTGAAACCTTGAGAGAACAGGTGCGTGCAGGAGCTGCAGGCCTGAAACTTCACGAAGACTGGGGTTCCACTCCCAAGGCTATTGACACTTGCCTAGGCGTCGCGGATGAATTCGACGTCCAGGTTTCCATCCACACGGATACATTAAACGAAGGCGGCTTCGTAGAAGATACCATCTCAGCCTTTAAGGGACGCACCATCCACACCTACCATACGGAAGGTGCTGGCGGTGGACACGCTCCCGACATCATTCGCGCAGCCGCCTTCGAAAATGTCTTGCCTTCTTCAACAAATCCGACAATGCCCTTCACCAGAAATACCATTGACGAGCATCTGGACATGTTGATGGTTTGCCACCATCTGGACAAGAACAATAAAGAAGATGTGGCTTTTGCGGATTCAAGAATTCGTCCGGAAACCATCGCCGCCGAAGACATTCTTCACGACATGGGAATTTTCTCCATGATGAGTTCTGATTCCCAGGCCATGGGGCGCGTGGGTGAAGTCATTACCCGCACTTGGCAAACCGCCGATAAGATGAAAAAACAGCGCGGCACTCTCGAAACAGACTGCGAACGCAACGACAACAACCGCATCAAGCGTTACATTGCCAAGTATACCATCAACCCGGCCATTACCCACGGCATTTCAAAGTACGTTGGTTCCGTAGAGGTTGGCAAAATCGCAGACCTTGTCCTTTGGCGTCCCGACATGTTCGGAGCCAAGCCCGAAATGATCCTGAAGAATGGTTTTATTTGCGCATCCAAAATGGGCGATGCCAATGCCAGCATTCCCACCCCAGAGCCAGTTGTGTATACCGATATGTTCGGTGCCCACGGCAAGGCTTTAGCAAAAACCTGCATCACCTTCGTTTCGGAATACGCTTTCGCAAATGGCATCAAGGAAGAACTGGGCCTCGAAAGAACGGTCCTCCCCGTAAGCAACTGTCGAAACATCGGCAAGAAGGATATGGTTCACAACGACCGCATCGCAAAGCTGGAAGTAGATCCAGAAACCTACACTGTAAAGGTGGATGGTGAACGAATCACTTGCGAAGCCGCCACAGAACTTTCTCTTGCAAGAAGGTACTTCCTTTTCTAA